The proteins below are encoded in one region of Dioscorea cayenensis subsp. rotundata cultivar TDr96_F1 chromosome 18, TDr96_F1_v2_PseudoChromosome.rev07_lg8_w22 25.fasta, whole genome shotgun sequence:
- the LOC120282480 gene encoding type IV inositol polyphosphate 5-phosphatase 9-like, whose amino-acid sequence MWHRLVSNKLLRRSSGTGCFVADFPATEEFIKVTSSNPPASSNTSSTTQESTINYKLFVSTWNVGGVPPSDDLNLEDWLDTRGNSYDIYVLGFQEIIPLSAKNVLCAEKNSIASKWNSLIRTALNKPIVNPQGNEDPSLGEKQKIYPDKVGGSSKGSITQDFQCLLSKQMVGILISVWVRSDLLCHIRHPSVSCIGCGVMGFLGNKGAVSVRFCLHETSFCFVCSHLASGGKEGDAMHRNSDAMEIFSRTSFPSGPCLDLPQKILDHDRILLLGDLNYRISLSDEETRSLVEQKEWSILLENDQLNMEVYKGRVFEGWQEGAITFSPTYKYYPNSDEYYMHNQGRKGEKRRSPAWCDRILWHGKGFKQNRYERCESRLSDHRPVRAIFTVEVEV is encoded by the exons ATGTGGCATAGATTAGTCTCTAACAAGCTTCTCCGTAGGTCTTCCGGGACTGGTTGCTTCGTGGCAGACTTCCCGGCAACTGAAGAGTTCATCAAGGTCACTAGTTCTAATCCGCCGGCCAGCTCCAATACTTCGTCAACTACCCAAGAGAGTACCATTAACTACAA GTTGTTTGTGAGCACATGGAATGTCGGAGGCGTGCCACCCTCCGATGATTTGAATTTGGAGGATTGGTTAGACACAAGGGGCAACTCTTATGATATCTATGTTCTAGG GTTCCAAGAAATCATCCCCCTTAGTGCCAAGAATGTCCTCTGTGCCGAAAAGAACAGCATAGCTAGTAAATGGAATTCGCTTATTCGAACAGCATTGAACAAACCTATTGTCAATCCTCAAGGAAATGAAGACCCAAGTTTAGGGGAGAAACAAAAGATCTATCCAGATAAGGTCGGTGGAAGCTCAAAGGGAAGCATCACACAAGACTTCCAATGCCTTCTAAGCAAGCAAATGGTGGGTATTCTTATTTCGGTCTGGGTGAGAAGTGATCTCCTTTGCCACATTCGCCATCCGAGTGTTTCGTGCATTGGTTGCGGCGTCATGGGCTTCTTAGGAAACAAG GGAGCAGTGTCTGTTAGATTTTGCTTGCATGAAACAAGCTTCTGCTTTGTTTGCTCTCATTTGGCTTCTGGAGGAAAGGAAGGGGATGCAATGCATAGAAATTCAGATGCCATGGAGATATTCTCTAGGACAAGCTTCCCTTCTGGCCCTTGTCTTGATTTGCCTCAAAAGATTCTAGATCATGA CCGAATACTCTTGCTCGGAGATTTAAACTATCGAATATCATTATCGGATGAGGAAACAAGGTCATTGGTAGAACAGAAGGAATGGAGCATATTGCTAGAGAATGATCag TTGAATATGGAGGTCTACAAAGGCCGAGTTTTTGAAGGTTGGCAAGAAGGAGCAATCACATTCTCACCAACGTACAAATACTATCCAAATTCTGATGAATATTACATGCATAATCAAGGTCGAAAAGGTGAAAAAAGGCGATCACCGGCATG GTGTGATAGAATTCTTTGGCATGGGAAGGGATTCAAGCAAAACAGATATGAGAGATGTGAGTCTAGACTTTCCGATCACCGGCCAGTGAGAGCTATCTTCACTGTGGAAGTAGAGGTTTAA